The following proteins are encoded in a genomic region of Streptococcus marmotae:
- a CDS encoding replication initiation factor domain-containing protein, translating to MKDKRINVLIDTYSAVSMFDEFFDVSDSRLLDKAFDEKIKLFIDVFELDVLGAIVPCKAVNGYTKAVCFEDNPNISIHVSQTSWEMHCFIYFSGAGLRRLKELYELKKGTEFHFYRTLYSAEEAGIRPSRCDVACDLIDCNVDFNDLFNRIQNNRVARFTTNSKSNGLRRISYPDRGYSIVGTANKIDTIYFGKRPNTLLRCYDKYAELEDKKKTTGLDTNDIKRFEGEFRKKDAVHLQKIFVEQTQIDDSINVAYSFLASALLNKFKISELDEKGNRIGYCKEFKLIEELLGSKDFLFVTYEKVDSELYKSVYYMQKSYLSLFQKIGLIYGEEALYDFFKFIHEQAESKVITNGTRSFVENNKDLLLENFDKTGIYPWRSNDSDNDIEYDII from the coding sequence TTGAAGGATAAAAGAATAAATGTTTTGATTGATACTTATAGTGCAGTATCAATGTTTGATGAATTTTTTGATGTTTCTGATTCCAGACTTTTAGACAAAGCGTTTGATGAGAAAATTAAACTTTTTATAGATGTCTTTGAATTAGATGTTTTAGGCGCGATAGTCCCTTGTAAGGCTGTCAATGGTTATACCAAGGCTGTTTGTTTTGAAGATAATCCAAATATTTCGATTCATGTTAGTCAAACTTCTTGGGAAATGCATTGTTTTATCTATTTTTCTGGTGCAGGATTGCGTAGATTGAAAGAGTTATATGAATTAAAGAAAGGTACTGAATTTCATTTTTATAGAACATTGTACTCAGCAGAAGAAGCTGGAATTAGACCTTCTCGTTGTGATGTAGCTTGTGATTTGATTGATTGTAATGTTGATTTTAATGATTTATTTAATAGAATCCAAAATAATAGAGTGGCACGTTTCACAACAAACTCTAAGAGTAATGGTTTAAGAAGGATATCATATCCAGATAGAGGATACTCGATAGTTGGTACTGCAAATAAGATTGATACAATTTATTTTGGGAAACGTCCGAATACTTTGTTACGTTGTTATGATAAGTATGCTGAATTGGAAGATAAAAAGAAAACAACTGGTTTAGATACAAATGATATAAAGCGATTCGAGGGAGAGTTTCGTAAAAAAGATGCTGTTCATTTGCAGAAAATTTTTGTGGAGCAGACTCAAATTGATGATAGTATTAATGTTGCATATTCTTTTTTAGCTTCTGCACTCTTAAATAAGTTTAAAATTAGTGAGTTAGATGAAAAGGGTAACAGAATAGGTTATTGTAAAGAATTTAAACTTATTGAAGAATTATTAGGTAGTAAAGATTTTTTATTTGTGACTTATGAAAAAGTTGATTCTGAACTTTATAAGTCAGTATATTATATGCAAAAAAGCTATTTGTCTTTGTTCCAGAAAATTGGTTTGATTTATGGAGAAGAGGCTTTATACGATTTCTTTAAATTTATTCATGAACAAGCAGAAAGCAAAGTGATCACAAATGGTACAAGGTCTTTTGTAGAAAATAATAAGGATTTACTGCTTGAAAATTTTGATAAAACTGGAATTTATCCTTGGAGAAGTAATGATAGCGATAATGATATCGAATATGATATCATTTAG